In a single window of the Coleofasciculus sp. FACHB-T130 genome:
- a CDS encoding glycosyltransferase family 2 protein has translation MQNSFTMPSSSWEFPNYITDELAPKQSKYCVCIPVINEGIKISSQLDRMRWLSKNIDIIIADGGSTDGSLSVDVLSELGVRVLLTKQDTGKLSAQLRMAFAYALQQGYEGIITIDGNNKDDPEAIISFITALDQGFDHIQGSRFIKGGKAINTPLSRLVGIKLIHAPLISLASGFRYTDTTNGFRAYSRRLLLDERVAPFRTVFSAYELHYYLAIRSARLGYRIIELPVSRRYPAKGPTPTKISPIKGNLLVMKTLIKACLHRFDPPHTKK, from the coding sequence ATGCAAAATTCATTTACCATGCCTTCAAGTAGTTGGGAATTCCCAAATTATATAACTGATGAACTCGCGCCCAAACAGAGTAAATACTGTGTGTGTATTCCTGTTATCAATGAGGGAATAAAAATTAGCTCTCAGTTAGACCGTATGAGATGGTTATCTAAAAATATTGACATTATTATTGCTGATGGAGGTAGCACTGATGGTTCCTTATCAGTAGATGTCTTATCTGAACTTGGTGTACGAGTTTTGCTAACTAAGCAAGATACTGGAAAATTGAGTGCCCAATTAAGAATGGCTTTTGCTTACGCCCTACAACAAGGTTACGAAGGAATCATTACAATTGATGGTAATAATAAAGACGATCCAGAGGCCATTATCTCTTTTATTACAGCCCTAGATCAGGGATTTGACCACATTCAAGGCTCCCGATTCATTAAAGGCGGGAAAGCTATCAATACGCCCTTGTCTCGGCTAGTTGGTATTAAACTCATTCATGCCCCTCTAATAAGCCTTGCATCTGGCTTCCGTTATACTGATACTACGAATGGATTTCGGGCGTACAGCCGTAGGTTACTTTTAGATGAACGGGTAGCGCCCTTTAGAACAGTATTTTCAGCCTACGAATTGCACTATTATCTTGCAATTCGCTCGGCTCGTTTAGGCTACCGCATTATAGAGCTACCAGTATCCCGGCGATATCCTGCCAAAGGACCAACTCCAACTAAAATCAGCCCCATTAAAGGAAACTTACTTGTTATGAAGACTCTTATAAAAGCATGTCTTCATCGATTCGATCCACCCCATACAAAAAAGTAA
- a CDS encoding FAD-dependent oxidoreductase, giving the protein MKQSKYNAIVIGGGFFGCRMALALKKHMKYVLILEKETDILQRASYANQARVHNGYHYPRSILTALRSRINFPKFVSEYQECVDSSFDKYYAMGKLLSKVTANQFKFFCHRIDSPLKPAPKNIKNLFNQNLIEEVFLVKEYAFDAVKLKNRMLNELEDAGVEVKLDSKVVKVQNIDKLGIKVFVESGDSDDSITATYVFNCTYSAINHILVASELPTIPLKHELAEMALVEVPEPLKHLGITVMCGPFFSIMPFPSRGLHTLSHVRYTPHCYWQDTENFSVEIGNNPSKITRKTNYPHMIRDAERYIPRLKDCRYVDSLWEVKTVLPQSEVDDSRPILFRRDQGIKNFTCILGAKIDNVYDIPDELQFLNSEET; this is encoded by the coding sequence ATGAAGCAGTCAAAGTACAATGCAATTGTAATTGGAGGGGGTTTCTTTGGATGTAGAATGGCTTTAGCTCTAAAGAAGCACATGAAGTATGTTCTGATTCTCGAAAAAGAAACTGACATTCTTCAACGTGCATCTTATGCCAACCAGGCTAGAGTTCATAATGGCTACCATTATCCACGAAGCATTCTTACGGCTCTGCGTTCAAGAATAAACTTTCCAAAATTTGTCAGCGAGTATCAAGAATGTGTTGATAGTAGTTTTGACAAGTATTATGCAATGGGTAAGTTATTATCGAAAGTGACGGCTAATCAATTTAAATTTTTTTGCCACCGTATTGATTCACCTCTAAAGCCAGCTCCTAAAAATATAAAAAATCTTTTTAATCAAAATTTAATTGAAGAAGTATTTTTGGTAAAAGAGTATGCTTTTGATGCTGTCAAGCTGAAAAATAGGATGTTAAATGAGCTTGAAGATGCAGGTGTTGAAGTAAAATTAGACTCAAAAGTTGTTAAGGTACAAAATATTGACAAATTAGGGATTAAAGTCTTTGTTGAGTCTGGGGATAGCGATGATAGCATCACCGCTACATACGTCTTTAACTGCACTTATTCAGCAATTAACCATATTCTTGTGGCTTCTGAACTGCCCACTATCCCTCTGAAGCACGAATTGGCTGAGATGGCATTGGTTGAAGTACCTGAACCTCTGAAGCATTTAGGTATTACCGTCATGTGCGGTCCCTTCTTCTCTATTATGCCTTTTCCATCACGCGGACTACATACACTGAGCCATGTTCGGTATACGCCTCATTGCTACTGGCAAGATACCGAAAACTTTTCTGTAGAAATAGGTAATAACCCAAGTAAAATAACACGTAAGACTAACTATCCCCATATGATCAGAGATGCAGAGCGGTATATACCTAGGTTGAAAGACTGTCGCTATGTAGACTCTCTGTGGGAAGTAAAAACCGTTCTTCCTCAGAGTGAGGTAGATGATAGTAGACCAATCCTCTTCAGAAGAGACCAAGGTATAAAAAACTTTACTTGTATTTTAGGAGCTAAAATTGACAATGTTTATGATATCCCTGATGAACTCCAGTTCCTGAATAGTGAAGAAACTTGA
- a CDS encoding glycosyltransferase family 2 protein, translating into MPNSDCFVSVIAPVYNDSRIVEAFVAEVIQVLRNNYANYEVVLVNDGSEDNTLEKIFFILKEYECIRLISLSRNFGTDVAIASGLDTVIGDFVVVLIPESDPPQLIPELIQQAQNGKDILVGVRRNRLDESLWMRAGANLFYWLCRRLLRIPLIKNSTQFRVLSRQVVNAITQIEDKHRYLRLLSSYVGYRSQTFTYEFIKRYRRPKAKSFLELIALGSQIIVANSSRPLRFASYIGLLASLVNVIYIGYVVLVYVLKDQVAEGWVTLSLQNALMFFFVSIILTILCEYVCSILERLKGGPAYYVADEKNSSVLIADRERRNIVKDSENIQV; encoded by the coding sequence ATGCCTAACTCTGATTGTTTTGTTTCAGTAATAGCTCCCGTTTACAATGACTCGCGGATCGTAGAAGCTTTCGTTGCTGAAGTCATACAAGTGTTGCGAAATAATTACGCTAACTATGAAGTTGTACTGGTTAATGATGGATCGGAGGATAACACGTTAGAAAAAATATTTTTTATATTAAAAGAATACGAATGTATTAGATTGATCAGCCTCTCAAGAAATTTTGGTACTGATGTTGCGATCGCATCAGGGTTGGACACAGTTATCGGAGATTTTGTAGTCGTTCTGATTCCTGAATCCGATCCACCGCAACTAATCCCAGAACTAATCCAACAAGCCCAAAATGGCAAAGATATACTGGTAGGAGTCCGCAGAAACCGCCTTGATGAATCTTTGTGGATGAGAGCGGGAGCAAATTTGTTTTATTGGCTCTGTAGACGGTTGTTAAGAATACCATTAATAAAGAATTCAACTCAGTTTCGAGTGTTAAGCCGACAAGTTGTAAATGCGATTACCCAGATCGAAGATAAGCATCGCTACCTACGTCTTCTTAGCTCCTATGTAGGCTACAGAAGCCAGACTTTTACTTATGAGTTTATTAAAAGATACAGAAGACCAAAAGCCAAGAGTTTTCTTGAATTAATTGCTCTAGGTTCACAAATTATAGTAGCCAACTCATCCCGTCCTCTACGATTCGCTAGCTACATAGGTCTTTTAGCCAGTCTCGTAAATGTAATTTATATTGGCTACGTCGTCTTGGTTTACGTGCTTAAAGATCAAGTTGCCGAGGGGTGGGTTACATTATCTCTACAAAATGCTTTGATGTTCTTTTTTGTCTCTATAATCTTAACTATTTTGTGCGAGTATGTGTGTTCCATTTTGGAGCGGCTTAAAGGAGGACCTGCATATTATGTTGCTGACGAAAAGAATAGTTCTGTTTTAATTGCGGATCGAGAACGAAGAAATATCGTAAAAGATTCGGAAAACATTCAAGTCTAA